A genomic segment from Truepera sp. encodes:
- a CDS encoding PhoH family protein: protein MTLKLRSPAEALSLYGQNDENLKLMRTRLRAKVVARGDELRLSGEPTEVAKAERAFRNLLTTIRKGGEVSLAEITFGELDPGFEGGVEADSNAAEGVLPPPARGGLPGIGRLPDGAEARLPGRTRPKTAGQRRYVNAIANNPIVFGLGPAGTGKTYLAVAMSVEALMANRVKRIILTRPAVEAGERLGFLPGDLQAKIDPYLRPLYDALHDMLPADKVERLLEQGTIEVAPLAFMRGRTLNDAFIILDEAQNTTPEQMKMFLTRMGFNSKVVVTGDTTQTDLPTTIQSGLATASAILQDIEGIRFEHFSKADVVRHPLVAQIVLAYERHA, encoded by the coding sequence ATGACGCTCAAGCTGCGCAGCCCCGCCGAGGCCCTGTCCTTGTACGGTCAGAACGACGAGAACCTGAAACTAATGCGAACCCGACTCCGGGCCAAGGTAGTGGCGCGGGGCGACGAGCTTAGGCTCAGCGGCGAACCCACGGAGGTGGCGAAGGCCGAGCGCGCGTTCCGTAACTTGTTGACGACCATCCGCAAAGGGGGTGAGGTCAGTCTGGCAGAGATAACGTTCGGCGAGCTCGACCCCGGCTTCGAGGGTGGAGTCGAAGCCGACTCGAACGCCGCGGAAGGGGTCTTGCCGCCTCCCGCACGAGGCGGACTCCCGGGGATCGGGCGGCTGCCCGACGGGGCCGAGGCCCGGCTTCCTGGCCGTACCCGCCCGAAGACCGCGGGCCAGCGGCGTTACGTGAACGCGATAGCCAACAACCCCATAGTGTTCGGGCTCGGACCCGCCGGGACGGGCAAGACGTACTTGGCCGTCGCCATGTCGGTAGAGGCGCTCATGGCCAACCGGGTGAAACGGATCATCCTCACCCGCCCCGCGGTCGAGGCCGGCGAGCGCCTGGGCTTCCTCCCCGGCGACCTGCAGGCCAAGATCGACCCCTACCTGCGCCCCCTGTACGACGCGCTGCATGACATGCTGCCGGCAGACAAGGTCGAGCGCCTGCTGGAGCAGGGCACCATCGAGGTGGCGCCACTGGCGTTCATGCGTGGGCGTACCCTGAACGACGCCTTCATCATCTTGGACGAGGCGCAGAACACGACTCCGGAGCAGATGAAGATGTTCCTTACGCGCATGGGCTTCAACAGTAAGGTCGTCGTGACGGGCGACACCACCCAGACCGACCTGCCGACGACCATACAGAGCGGTCTAGCTACCGCTAGCGCGATTCTGCAGGACATCGAAGGGATCAGGTTCGAGCACTTCAGCAAGGCCGACGTCGTG
- the floA gene encoding flotillin-like protein FloA (flotillin-like protein involved in membrane lipid rafts) yields MDIPILILAGAVLLFFIILFNFIPVGLWISAVAAGVKVSLFSLVAMRLRRVPPNQIILPLIKADKAGIAVTQDQLEAHFLAGGNVNRVVDALIAADKAQIALPFDRAAAIDLAGRDVLDAVKVSVNPRVIQTPNVSAVSKDGIELIATARITVRANLERLVGGAGEETIIARVGEGIVSSIGSTDSHKHTLENPDTISKTVLAKGLDSGTAFEILSIDIADVNVGRNIGAQLQTDQAEADKRVAQAKAEERRAMAVAAEQENRAHVEAMRAKVVESEAEVPLAVAQAFRDGNLGIMDYYQIQNIQSDTKMRGNIGRAAEEGSDQG; encoded by the coding sequence ATGGACATACCGATACTGATCCTCGCCGGTGCCGTACTTCTCTTCTTCATCATCTTGTTCAACTTCATCCCGGTTGGGCTGTGGATCTCGGCGGTGGCGGCGGGCGTCAAGGTATCGCTCTTCTCCCTCGTGGCCATGAGGCTCAGGCGGGTGCCGCCCAACCAGATCATCTTGCCGTTGATCAAGGCCGACAAGGCAGGGATAGCGGTAACCCAAGACCAGCTCGAGGCACATTTCCTGGCGGGCGGCAACGTCAACCGCGTGGTGGATGCGCTCATCGCGGCCGACAAGGCGCAGATCGCGCTGCCCTTCGATCGGGCGGCCGCCATAGACCTGGCCGGGCGAGACGTGCTCGACGCCGTGAAGGTGTCGGTCAACCCGCGCGTCATCCAGACGCCCAACGTGAGCGCCGTGTCGAAGGACGGCATCGAGCTGATCGCCACGGCCCGCATCACGGTGCGCGCCAACTTGGAACGCTTGGTGGGCGGCGCGGGCGAAGAGACCATCATCGCGCGCGTGGGCGAGGGCATCGTCTCCTCCATCGGCTCCACCGACAGCCACAAGCACACGCTCGAGAACCCCGACACCATCTCCAAGACGGTGCTGGCCAAGGGCCTCGACTCGGGCACGGCGTTCGAGATCCTCTCGATCGACATCGCCGACGTGAACGTGGGGCGCAACATCGGGGCACAGTTGCAGACCGACCAGGCCGAGGCCGACAAGCGCGTGGCGCAGGCCAAGGCCGAGGAGCGGCGGGCCATGGCCGTGGCCGCCGAGCAGGAGAACCGTGCCCACGTGGAGGCCATGCGTGCCAAGGTCGTCGAGTCCGAGGCCGAGGTCCCGCTCGCGGTGGCGCAGGCCTTCAGGGACGGCAACCTGGGCATCATGGACTACTACCAGATCCAGAACATCCAGTCAGACACCAAGATGAGGGGCAACATCGGCCGCGCCGCCGAGGAGGGCAGCGACCAAGGGTGA
- a CDS encoding NfeD family protein: MNPNTVRPAKPLRVLAAVLACLAFVTPALAATNEVWVVPIDTEITSATTAFVRNRVKLANDEQPLALVFYLDTPGGAVSAMQDIVGIILHDTNVPTIAVVQNAFSAGALIAMSAEHLAMLPGASIGAALPILSTPTGIQAVDEKFSSALRGEFRSVAEARGRNPVVAEGMVDAKVEIPGLSTSSELVTLTSKQAVEFGIADTEARTVDAALATFGFAGAKTVRLEPGLAERLAGILSRPLIAAALIVLGIGGLLIEAFTPGFGVPGAIGLIALVVFAAATYFANPLGLVDVAILVVGVVLLAVEVFVIPGFGVAGVLGIAAIVVALIRIFEEGVVPVLGYSVLFSGVLLAVLLWLLPNSRLASAFRLTTRIATPDGGGLQFQGGRKDLVGQDGVALSDLRPAGVARFGNDRVDVVSEGDFVNAGTPVHVLRVEGNRITVRSLAEPTSARSGDKET, translated from the coding sequence GTGAACCCGAACACCGTCCGCCCCGCCAAGCCCCTCAGGGTGCTTGCGGCGGTGCTGGCCTGCCTTGCATTCGTAACGCCCGCGCTTGCGGCCACGAACGAGGTCTGGGTGGTGCCGATCGACACCGAGATCACGTCGGCCACCACGGCGTTCGTCCGCAACCGGGTGAAGCTCGCCAACGACGAGCAGCCGTTGGCGCTCGTCTTCTACCTCGATACCCCGGGCGGCGCCGTAAGCGCGATGCAAGACATCGTCGGCATCATCCTTCACGACACCAACGTGCCCACCATCGCCGTGGTTCAGAACGCCTTCAGCGCGGGCGCCCTCATCGCCATGAGCGCCGAGCACCTCGCCATGCTTCCGGGTGCCAGCATCGGCGCTGCGTTGCCGATCCTGTCGACCCCCACCGGCATCCAGGCCGTGGACGAGAAGTTCTCGTCCGCGCTGCGAGGCGAGTTCCGTAGCGTTGCCGAGGCGCGGGGGCGCAACCCCGTCGTGGCCGAAGGGATGGTGGACGCCAAGGTCGAGATCCCGGGGCTGTCGACGAGCTCCGAGCTCGTGACGCTCACGTCCAAGCAAGCCGTCGAGTTCGGCATAGCCGACACGGAGGCCAGGACGGTCGACGCGGCGCTGGCCACCTTCGGCTTCGCCGGCGCCAAGACGGTGCGCCTCGAACCAGGGCTGGCCGAGCGTTTGGCCGGCATCCTGTCGAGACCGCTCATCGCGGCCGCCCTCATCGTCCTGGGGATCGGCGGCCTACTCATCGAGGCGTTCACGCCGGGCTTCGGCGTCCCCGGCGCCATCGGGCTCATCGCGCTGGTGGTGTTCGCCGCCGCCACTTACTTCGCCAACCCCCTCGGGCTGGTCGACGTGGCCATCTTGGTGGTCGGGGTGGTGCTGCTGGCGGTGGAGGTCTTCGTCATCCCGGGCTTCGGGGTGGCGGGCGTCCTCGGGATCGCCGCCATCGTCGTCGCCCTCATCCGCATCTTCGAGGAGGGCGTGGTGCCCGTTCTCGGCTACTCGGTACTCTTCAGCGGGGTGCTGCTGGCGGTGTTGCTCTGGTTGTTGCCGAACAGCCGCCTGGCGTCGGCCTTCCGCCTCACCACCCGCATAGCCACTCCCGACGGGGGCGGCCTGCAGTTCCAGGGCGGCCGCAAGGACCTCGTGGGCCAGGACGGGGTCGCGCTGTCCGACCTCAGGCCGGCGGGGGTGGCGCGCTTCGGTAACGACCGGGTGGACGTGGTCAGCGAGGGCGACTTCGTGAACGCCGGAACACCCGTGCACGTCCTGCGCGTCGAAGGTAATCGCATAACCGTGCGCTCGCTAGCCGAGCCCACCTCCGCCCGTTCGGGCGACAAGGAGACCTAG